The DNA region GTTAGGCTTTCTCCTGGGAGCTTTAGTTGCGATTCCAGTGGGCTTCTTAATCGGTATGTCTCGCCCTATGATGTTGGCGCTCAATCCCATCATTCAGGTGTTTAAGCCGGTATCGCCGCTGGCCTGGTTGCCGATCGCCTTAGCCATTTTCAATCTGGCCGATCCCTCTGCCATCTTCGTGATTTTCATCACCTCCCTGTGGCCGACCATTATTAACACCGCTCTGGGAGTCTCCAGTGTGTCCAGCGAGTATCTGGATGTGGCGCGGGTGCTGGAAATGCCGAAATGGCGGCAGATTTACAAAATTATCTTGCCTGCCAGCCTGCCCTATATCTTCACCGGACTTCGCATTAGTCTAGGAATTGCCTGGCTGGTAATTGTGGCCGTAGAAATGCTCACTGGCGGCATCGGCATTGGCTTCTTCGTCTGGGATGAATGGAGCCGCCTGAATTTAAACTCTGTCTTTCTGGCGGTTCTGGTGATTGGCATTACCGGACTACTGCTCGACTTTGCCCTCAGCCAGATTCAAGCCTTAGTGACTCATCGCCGTCCCTCTGCCATTAAGAGTTGAGAGTTGAGAGTTCTAAGTTCTCAGTTTTAAGTTTTGAGTTGGCTACTCACCCACTCACCACTCCCTGACTCCTCATCTCCCTGACTCCCCATTCCCTATTCCCCACTCCTTAGATTGCAATGAACAAGACGTTTTGGACACGCCGAGAATTTTTGCTGGGCGCAGGAGCAACGATCGCCACCGCATCCCTTTCCTCCTGTCAGATTAGCGCTGATCGCTCGGCTAAAGGATTGACAGAAGAAGCACAGGCGATCGCACAGGTTGTCAAACCCGGTGAATTAGAAAAGCCGGATATTACGGTGGGCTATGTGCCTGTGAATGACTGTGCGCCGTTTGCGATCGCGTGGAAAAAAGGCTTCTTTCGCAAGTATGGGTTGAATGTCCGATTAAGTCGAGAAGCCAGTTGGGCCAACTCTCGCGATGGCCTGATCTTTGGTCAGTTGGATGCCTCTCCGGTGGTTTCCGGTGCCGTGACGAATGCCCAGATTGGGGCCGAAGGTGCCCGCCACGCGCCCCTCTGTGCTGGGATGACGATTCACCGCCACGGCAATGCAATGACGATGAATAAAGCCATGTGGGACTTTGGCCTGCGTCCTTGGCACGAATACAACGGCAACCTGGAAGAATTTGGTCGTCAGTTTCGCAACTTCTTTGAAAGCCAACCGCCAGAAAATCGGGTTTGGGCGGTGGTACTGAGTTCTTCCATGTACGAATACTTTGTGCGTTATCTGGCCGCTGCAGCGGGAGTTGCCCCCGACAAGGAATTCCGAGTGATGATCATTCCTCCGCCCCAGATGGTCACGAATGTGCGAATTGGAGCGATGCAAGGTTATATGGTGGCGGAACCCTGGAATACCCGCGCGATCGCAGGCAATGCCGGAGTGGGCTTTACCTTCGCCCAGGGGAAGGAAATCTGGTTGGGCCATCCCGATCGCCTGCTGGGAGTCATGGAATCCTTCATTACCAACTATCCCAAAACTTACCGCTCCCTGCTGAAGGCGATGATTGAAGCTTGCCAGTATTGCAGCAAACCGGAAAATCGGGAAGAGGTCGCTAAGCTGATTACCGATCGCGCCTTTACGGGAGCCAAACCGCACAAAGGGCCAGTGGATCAATTCACCCGTCCGGGAATTGTGGGGGAATACAACTATGGCGGTTTTGATGGCAAAGACCGGATTGTCCGAGCTGCCGATACCACCATCTTTTACGACATCCCGCAAAATATCCCTCAGCAACCGGATGAACACTCCACGTTTTTGTGGCGATCGCACAGCATCTGGTTGATGACGCAAGCCACTCGCTGGGGACAGATTAAGGAATTTCCCAAAAATGCCGAAGAGTTGGCCGCGAAAGGCTGGCGGGCCGACATCTACCGGGAAGTGGCCAACGAAATGGGCATCCCCTGTCCCAAAGACGATTACAAAGTCGAACCCCCGGAAGTCTTCATCGACAAAAAAGGCTTCGATCCCAGCGACCCCGTTGGCTACCTGAACAGCTTTGAAATTCGTGCTAACCAGCCTACCCCCATTTACCTTAGTTAGCCCCCCGATCCCCGGTCCCGGTTCCCCATTCCCGATTCCCTCACACACTTAGGAGACTCTCATGGTTAAATCCACCCTGCAATTCGACAACATGAACTCCGTTGTTGCTCAAAAAACGGACTTTCTGGTAATTGAGAACCTGACGAAAGCCTATCCCACGCCTGATGGTGGTGAATTTGTGGTGCTGGATGGCATCGATCTCACCCTCAAAGAAGATGAGTTTGTTGCCCTGCTGGGCCACTCTGGCTGCGGCAAGTCCACGTTATTGAAAATGGTTGCTGGCCTGGAACAGCCCACCTCTGGATTAATCACCCTAGAAGGTAAAGCGGTTCGCAAACCGGGAGCCGATCGCATGATGGTATTTCAGCACTATGGACTGCTGCCCTGGCTCACCGTGCGGGAAAATATCCGTCTGGCCGTTGATGAAGTGCTGGATGGCTTATCCCACAAAGAAAAAACTCAAATCGTCACGGAACATCTGGCCATGGTCAATCTCACAGCCGCTGCCAACAAATATCCTGACGAAATTTCCGGCGGCATGAAACAGCGAGTTGGCATTGCCCGCGCTCTGGCTCTGCGGCCCAAAATGCTGCTGATGGATGAACCCTTTGGTGCCCTGGATGCCCTGACGCGGGGCAAGCTGCAGAAACAGGTACTCAATATTTGGGAAAACCATCGCCAAACCGTGATGATGGTGACTCATGACGTAGACGAAGCCCTTTATATGTCCGATCGCATTGTGATGATGACCAACGGCCCCCATGCCAAAATTGGGGAAATTCTGGAAGTTCCCTTCGCCCATCCCCGCGATCGCCAGCAAATCCGCAATTCCCCTGAGTATTACGAGCTTCGTAACCATGCCTTGAACTTCCTGGATCACTATTTCAGTACAGATGATTAACGGCGGGTAGTGGTGGAGACGTTTCGGCGAAACGTCTCTCTCCATAAAAATCCAGTGAATCTCCCTCTCGGAAGCGGAAACAGAGGATGCGCTTTTGTAGGATCAAAAGATAGCTGCATCTGTCTACCGTCCATGCATCTAAGATTTTCCCAAGACCTGAAAGCGTTGCTAGAACTGCTGGCTGAAAGACCACTGACCCTGAACGATATTCTGGCGGAAACTAAGGAACGT from Leptodesmis sichuanensis A121 includes:
- the ntrB gene encoding nitrate ABC transporter permease is translated as MSLMNGAAIFVAIAQTTWKRSKLLLLRDTVLLPALGFLGIIVLWWAIALMRRDLMPTPPEALVNNLDFILHPFYQRGPGDLGLGWLLLASLRRVLLGFLLGALVAIPVGFLIGMSRPMMLALNPIIQVFKPVSPLAWLPIALAIFNLADPSAIFVIFITSLWPTIINTALGVSSVSSEYLDVARVLEMPKWRQIYKIILPASLPYIFTGLRISLGIAWLVIVAVEMLTGGIGIGFFVWDEWSRLNLNSVFLAVLVIGITGLLLDFALSQIQALVTHRRPSAIKS
- a CDS encoding ABC transporter substrate-binding protein gives rise to the protein MNKTFWTRREFLLGAGATIATASLSSCQISADRSAKGLTEEAQAIAQVVKPGELEKPDITVGYVPVNDCAPFAIAWKKGFFRKYGLNVRLSREASWANSRDGLIFGQLDASPVVSGAVTNAQIGAEGARHAPLCAGMTIHRHGNAMTMNKAMWDFGLRPWHEYNGNLEEFGRQFRNFFESQPPENRVWAVVLSSSMYEYFVRYLAAAAGVAPDKEFRVMIIPPPQMVTNVRIGAMQGYMVAEPWNTRAIAGNAGVGFTFAQGKEIWLGHPDRLLGVMESFITNYPKTYRSLLKAMIEACQYCSKPENREEVAKLITDRAFTGAKPHKGPVDQFTRPGIVGEYNYGGFDGKDRIVRAADTTIFYDIPQNIPQQPDEHSTFLWRSHSIWLMTQATRWGQIKEFPKNAEELAAKGWRADIYREVANEMGIPCPKDDYKVEPPEVFIDKKGFDPSDPVGYLNSFEIRANQPTPIYLS
- a CDS encoding ABC transporter ATP-binding protein, which encodes MVKSTLQFDNMNSVVAQKTDFLVIENLTKAYPTPDGGEFVVLDGIDLTLKEDEFVALLGHSGCGKSTLLKMVAGLEQPTSGLITLEGKAVRKPGADRMMVFQHYGLLPWLTVRENIRLAVDEVLDGLSHKEKTQIVTEHLAMVNLTAAANKYPDEISGGMKQRVGIARALALRPKMLLMDEPFGALDALTRGKLQKQVLNIWENHRQTVMMVTHDVDEALYMSDRIVMMTNGPHAKIGEILEVPFAHPRDRQQIRNSPEYYELRNHALNFLDHYFSTDD